One Halorientalis litorea DNA segment encodes these proteins:
- a CDS encoding glycosyltransferase family 2 protein, whose product MRLSVVVPTLNARDKLVGCLDALTDHAPDAEIVVVNGPSADGTTGMVRDRSDVDVLVEVADRRINVARNAGIDRATGDVVALLNYDLTVTDGWRDALLTGIDRADVVTGPTLQELDTGVATEEPESRIIKGRTVSYFNGDNVAFTRETLDALDGFDEYLHTGGARDAAHRLAGMDRTVDWNSDMCARREYSADGGVTDRDWERRYRSLAYRLAKNYGVRPTVLRRLLTHGVSDAAGALRDVATGSARPSSWLGNGRDVLSGMGRGLKDGARARLDDRTPRRNPEGCSARTDRAVAVYTD is encoded by the coding sequence ATGCGCCTTTCGGTGGTCGTCCCGACGCTCAACGCCCGCGACAAACTTGTGGGCTGTCTGGACGCACTCACCGACCACGCCCCCGACGCCGAAATCGTCGTCGTCAACGGGCCGTCGGCCGACGGGACGACCGGCATGGTGCGGGACCGCTCGGACGTGGACGTCCTCGTCGAAGTCGCGGACCGTCGAATCAACGTCGCCCGCAACGCCGGCATCGACCGCGCGACGGGCGATGTCGTCGCGCTCCTCAACTACGACCTCACCGTCACCGACGGGTGGCGTGACGCCCTCCTCACCGGCATCGACCGTGCGGACGTGGTGACGGGGCCGACGCTCCAAGAACTCGACACGGGCGTCGCCACGGAGGAGCCCGAATCGCGGATCATCAAGGGCCGGACCGTCTCCTACTTCAACGGGGACAACGTCGCGTTCACTCGAGAGACGCTCGACGCGCTCGACGGTTTCGACGAGTACCTCCACACCGGCGGCGCGCGCGACGCCGCCCACCGGCTCGCCGGGATGGACCGGACCGTCGACTGGAACAGCGACATGTGTGCCCGCCGCGAGTACAGTGCCGACGGCGGCGTCACGGACCGTGACTGGGAGCGGCGGTACCGCTCGCTCGCCTACCGCCTCGCGAAGAATTACGGGGTCCGTCCGACCGTTCTCCGTCGTCTCCTCACCCACGGCGTCAGCGACGCCGCGGGCGCGCTCCGGGACGTGGCAACCGGCTCCGCCCGCCCGTCGAGTTGGCTCGGCAACGGCCGTGACGTGCTGTCGGGGATGGGTCGCGGGCTGAAAGACGGTGCCCGCGCCCGCCTCGACGACCGGACCCCCCGTCGAAACCCCGAGGGTTGCTCCGCCCGCACCGACCGCGCCGTGGCTGTCTATACCGACTAA
- a CDS encoding SAM hydrolase/SAM-dependent halogenase family protein, whose protein sequence is MLTLSSDFGSPYPAAMKGAILQRTDTRLVDVAHDFPRQDVRAAAFWLREVLPYFPPAVHLVVVDPGVGTDRAALAVRAGDHALVGPDNGVLRPVARELAGEAEVEAFEITVEDPDSATFHGRDVFAPAAARVHEAGVGAFHERAEFTPTDDVVDRTFPEATVADDAATGEVLVVDGFGNAVTNVPGDVLVDAFGGTVTVDGESAPTRRYYAAVDAGEQLVTVGSHGNVELAVNRGRGDEAFGVDVGDTVTIGTD, encoded by the coding sequence ATGTTGACGCTGAGTTCTGACTTCGGGTCGCCGTACCCCGCGGCGATGAAGGGTGCCATCCTCCAGCGGACGGACACTCGACTCGTGGACGTTGCGCACGATTTCCCCCGGCAGGACGTGCGGGCGGCCGCGTTCTGGCTCCGGGAAGTCCTGCCGTACTTCCCGCCCGCCGTCCACCTCGTCGTCGTCGACCCCGGCGTCGGTACCGACCGCGCCGCCCTCGCCGTGCGGGCGGGCGACCACGCCCTCGTCGGCCCGGACAACGGCGTCCTCCGACCGGTAGCCCGCGAACTCGCCGGCGAGGCCGAGGTGGAGGCGTTCGAGATTACGGTCGAGGACCCGGACAGTGCGACGTTCCACGGCCGGGACGTGTTCGCGCCCGCCGCCGCGCGGGTCCACGAGGCCGGCGTCGGCGCGTTCCACGAACGCGCCGAGTTCACCCCGACGGACGACGTGGTTGACCGCACGTTCCCCGAGGCGACTGTCGCGGACGACGCGGCGACGGGGGAGGTGTTGGTCGTCGACGGGTTCGGCAACGCCGTCACGAACGTCCCGGGCGACGTACTCGTGGACGCGTTCGGCGGGACGGTCACAGTCGACGGCGAGAGCGCGCCCACACGCAGGTACTACGCCGCCGTCGACGCCGGGGAGCAACTCGTCACCGTCGGGAGCCACGGTAACGTCGAACTCGCCGTCAACCGGGGCCGCGGGGACGAGGCGTTCGGCGTCGACGTGGGCGATACGGTCACAATCGGTACCGACTAG
- a CDS encoding CinA family protein: MSQFRAESLPETKVGNVLERRDETLAVAESCTGGLVASLVTDVPGSSDYFDRSYVTYTAEAKRQVLGVTSEALDANGAVSEPVGRQMAQAARDIADTTWGLSTTGVAGPERDSADHPVGTVFIGVAHAGRENGTDVTAVEHYRFQGSRVEVKEHIARQALSMLLDRVEGRD; this comes from the coding sequence ATGAGCCAGTTTAGAGCCGAGTCGTTGCCCGAGACGAAGGTGGGGAACGTACTGGAACGACGCGACGAGACGCTAGCCGTCGCCGAATCCTGTACCGGTGGATTGGTCGCGTCGCTCGTGACGGACGTACCTGGGTCGAGCGACTACTTCGACCGTTCGTACGTGACCTACACCGCCGAGGCGAAACGACAGGTTCTGGGTGTCACCAGTGAGGCACTCGACGCCAACGGTGCGGTGTCCGAACCGGTCGGCCGGCAGATGGCACAGGCGGCCCGCGACATCGCCGATACGACGTGGGGACTCTCGACGACTGGCGTTGCCGGCCCCGAGCGTGACAGTGCTGACCACCCAGTCGGAACCGTCTTCATCGGCGTCGCGCACGCCGGCCGAGAGAACGGTACCGATGTGACGGCCGTCGAGCACTATCGGTTCCAGGGTTCGCGGGTCGAGGTCAAAGAACACATCGCCCGCCAAGCACTTTCGATGCTGCTTGACCGGGTTGAGGGGCGGGACTAG
- a CDS encoding nicotinamide-nucleotide adenylyltransferase: MTRGFYIGRFQPFHDGHDEMVARIAEAVDELVVGIGSADASHTVRNPFTAGERIMMLSRVLEHVDTRTYVVPIEDIERNSVWVSHVKSMSPDFDVAFSNNPLVVRLLEEAGIEVRQSEMYKRDDLKGSKIRRRMIAGEDWTHLVPAEVVSVVEEVDGVERLRAVASDDVGGED; this comes from the coding sequence ATGACACGGGGGTTCTACATCGGTCGCTTCCAACCGTTCCACGACGGCCACGACGAGATGGTCGCGCGGATTGCCGAGGCCGTCGACGAACTCGTCGTCGGCATCGGGAGTGCCGACGCCTCCCACACCGTTCGCAATCCGTTCACTGCCGGGGAGCGAATCATGATGCTCTCCAGAGTTCTCGAACACGTCGACACCCGCACCTACGTCGTCCCCATCGAGGACATCGAGCGCAACTCCGTCTGGGTCAGCCACGTGAAGTCGATGTCACCCGACTTCGACGTGGCCTTCTCGAACAACCCACTGGTCGTCCGCCTCCTCGAAGAGGCCGGCATCGAGGTCCGCCAGTCGGAGATGTACAAACGCGACGACCTCAAGGGGTCGAAGATACGTCGGCGCATGATAGCCGGGGAGGACTGGACGCATCTGGTCCCCGCGGAAGTCGTCTCCGTCGTCGAAGAAGTCGACGGGGTCGAGCGTCTCCGGGCGGTCGCGAGCGACGACGTCGGCGGCGAGGACTGA
- a CDS encoding MBL fold metallo-hydrolase: MHVTRVPVETPTRGPGGTTNAYQLGRDDALLVDPAARTDDLDDALADTSVAHVAVTHHHPDHVAAVEHYADTHDATVWALAGRTDEFVTATGVTPDRTFREGTTIETGDRAVTVRYTPGHAPEHVAFECAGGAVVGDLAVAAGSLVVGAPEGDMRAYLTSLRRLHAACHRPMYPGHGPVIEDPRATLERLIDHRLDREIAVRAAVRGGASTLDEILDAAYEKDLTGVRDLARATVVCHLEKLAVEGDITWDGTNAAPR; this comes from the coding sequence ATGCACGTCACTCGCGTTCCAGTCGAAACGCCAACCCGCGGTCCCGGTGGGACGACGAACGCGTACCAACTCGGTCGCGACGACGCGCTTCTCGTCGACCCTGCAGCCCGGACCGACGACCTCGACGACGCCCTCGCGGACACGTCGGTCGCACACGTCGCGGTGACACACCACCATCCCGACCACGTGGCCGCGGTCGAACACTACGCCGACACACACGACGCGACGGTGTGGGCACTCGCCGGCCGCACCGACGAGTTCGTCACCGCGACGGGCGTGACGCCCGACCGGACGTTCCGGGAGGGGACGACCATCGAGACGGGCGACAGGGCGGTCACGGTCCGGTACACGCCCGGCCACGCGCCCGAACACGTCGCCTTCGAGTGTGCGGGCGGCGCGGTGGTCGGCGATCTCGCGGTCGCGGCCGGGAGCCTCGTCGTCGGCGCGCCCGAGGGCGACATGCGCGCGTACCTGACCAGCCTGCGCCGCCTCCACGCGGCGTGTCACCGGCCGATGTATCCGGGCCACGGCCCCGTCATCGAGGACCCACGGGCGACGCTCGAACGACTCATCGACCACCGCCTCGACCGGGAGATAGCGGTCCGCGCGGCCGTCCGCGGCGGCGCGAGTACACTCGACGAGATTCTCGACGCCGCCTACGAGAAGGACCTGACCGGCGTCCGCGACCTCGCGCGAGCGACGGTCGTGTGCCATCTGGAGAAGTTGGCGGTCGAGGGAGACATCACGTGGGACGGGACGAACGCGGCACCGCGGTGA
- a CDS encoding amidohydrolase family protein codes for MLELEHGFRVADIHTRLEPDAARRRRGGAGDPEAIEREMHQAGVVRAVVVSGPRENGYLKANNGVARMCVERPFVAFARVTGARDPGTGAGARLRNLTSKREEFHTSPADVEQYAYDDRFAGFKLHPAVDGLPDEAVLDQLADAGLPVVVHTGERFPPAAVAEHLLGRGFPVVLEHFGGYPLNRELMADGIALLGSHEACFLDTSFVPFRDLLEQAIREHPDRVLFGSGAPASHPNAAVMEILTLDVTEDAMRKVFSKNPSRVVAELGPAGGE; via the coding sequence ATGTTGGAGTTGGAACACGGGTTCCGCGTGGCCGACATCCACACGCGGCTCGAACCGGACGCGGCCCGTCGGCGGAGAGGCGGTGCCGGCGACCCGGAGGCCATCGAGCGCGAGATGCACCAAGCCGGTGTCGTCCGCGCGGTGGTCGTCTCCGGTCCACGCGAAAACGGGTACCTCAAGGCCAACAACGGCGTCGCACGGATGTGCGTCGAACGCCCGTTCGTCGCGTTCGCCCGCGTCACCGGCGCGCGCGACCCGGGGACGGGAGCCGGTGCCCGCCTCCGTAACCTCACCTCCAAGCGCGAGGAGTTTCACACCTCGCCCGCCGACGTGGAGCAGTACGCCTACGACGACCGGTTCGCGGGGTTCAAACTCCATCCTGCGGTCGACGGCCTGCCGGACGAGGCCGTTCTCGACCAGTTGGCCGACGCGGGACTGCCGGTCGTGGTCCACACCGGCGAGCGGTTCCCGCCCGCGGCCGTGGCCGAACACCTGCTGGGGCGCGGGTTCCCGGTGGTGCTCGAACACTTCGGGGGCTACCCCCTGAACCGCGAGTTGATGGCCGACGGCATCGCGCTGTTGGGCAGTCACGAGGCGTGTTTCCTCGACACGAGTTTCGTCCCCTTCCGTGACCTGCTGGAGCAGGCCATCAGGGAACACCCCGACCGGGTCCTGTTCGGGAGCGGCGCGCCGGCCTCCCACCCGAACGCCGCCGTCATGGAGATACTGACGTTGGACGTGACGGAGGACGCGATGCGGAAGGTGTTCTCCAAGAACCCCTCGCGGGTCGTCGCGGAGTTGGGACCCGCCGGCGGGGAGTGA
- the thsA gene encoding thermosome subunit alpha: MGGQPMFILSEDSQRTEGKDAQTSNIAAGKAISESVRTTLGPRGMDKMLVSDSGDVVITNDGATILDEMDIEHPAAQMIVEVAQTQEDEVGDGTTTASVLAGELLKQAEDLLDDDVHPTTIVEGYHGAAELAQEAIVAETLDADVDEDTLRKVAESSMTGKGTGDVAAADLAETVVGAVQHVDTDAGVVRDNITVRSQTGGSSSATELVQGVIVDEEPAHENMPRTVDDATIAVVDNDVDLKESSIDAEYNITDVDQLDQAIAAEEEELRGYVDAIENVGATVLFVTGDIADRAAAFLAKRGILAFESVGDDDAKSVASATGASRAGSVEDLEEADLGSADTVSVEKFGDDELAFVEGGAAADAVTVFARGGTEHVTDELERALNDALDVVTAALDEGGVVPGAGATEIAVAAHIRDEAASIEGRKQLAVEAFADAVDVLPRTLAENTGMDPIDALVDLRSEYESEDRAGVISEGQTGIIGEPLDYGVLDPAAVKREAVESATEAATMIVRIDDVIAAE, from the coding sequence ATGGGCGGCCAGCCCATGTTCATTCTCAGCGAGGATTCCCAGCGGACAGAAGGGAAAGACGCACAGACATCCAACATCGCCGCCGGGAAGGCCATCTCCGAGTCCGTCCGGACGACGCTCGGCCCGCGCGGGATGGACAAGATGCTCGTTTCGGACTCCGGCGATGTTGTCATCACGAACGACGGCGCGACCATCCTCGACGAGATGGACATCGAGCACCCGGCGGCCCAGATGATCGTCGAAGTCGCCCAGACCCAAGAGGACGAAGTGGGCGACGGGACGACGACGGCCTCCGTACTCGCGGGCGAACTCCTCAAGCAGGCCGAGGACCTGCTCGACGACGACGTACACCCGACGACCATCGTCGAGGGGTATCACGGGGCCGCGGAACTCGCACAGGAGGCCATCGTCGCCGAGACGCTCGATGCGGATGTCGACGAGGACACGCTCCGGAAGGTCGCCGAGTCCTCCATGACCGGCAAGGGGACCGGCGATGTCGCCGCCGCCGACCTCGCCGAAACCGTCGTCGGTGCCGTCCAGCACGTCGACACCGACGCGGGCGTCGTCCGAGACAACATCACCGTCCGCTCCCAGACCGGCGGCTCCTCCTCCGCGACGGAACTGGTCCAGGGCGTCATCGTGGACGAGGAACCCGCCCACGAGAACATGCCCCGGACCGTCGACGACGCCACCATCGCCGTCGTCGACAACGACGTCGACCTCAAGGAGTCGAGCATCGACGCCGAGTACAACATCACCGATGTCGACCAACTCGACCAGGCCATCGCGGCCGAGGAAGAGGAACTGCGGGGCTACGTCGACGCCATCGAGAACGTCGGCGCGACGGTCCTGTTCGTCACCGGCGACATCGCCGACCGCGCCGCGGCCTTCCTCGCCAAGCGCGGCATCCTCGCCTTCGAGAGTGTCGGCGACGACGACGCTAAATCCGTCGCCTCCGCGACCGGCGCGTCCCGCGCCGGGTCCGTCGAGGACCTCGAAGAAGCCGACCTCGGGTCGGCCGACACCGTCAGCGTCGAGAAGTTCGGCGACGACGAACTCGCCTTCGTCGAGGGCGGCGCGGCGGCCGACGCCGTCACCGTCTTCGCCCGCGGCGGGACCGAACACGTCACCGACGAACTCGAACGCGCGCTGAACGACGCCCTTGACGTCGTGACCGCCGCACTCGACGAGGGTGGCGTCGTCCCCGGTGCCGGCGCGACCGAAATCGCCGTCGCCGCACACATCCGCGACGAGGCGGCGAGCATCGAGGGCCGCAAGCAGTTGGCCGTCGAAGCGTTCGCCGACGCCGTCGACGTTCTCCCGCGCACCCTCGCGGAGAACACGGGCATGGACCCCATCGACGCGCTGGTCGACCTCCGCTCCGAGTACGAGAGCGAGGACCGCGCCGGCGTCATCTCCGAGGGCCAGACCGGCATCATCGGCGAGCCGCTGGACTACGGCGTCCTCGACCCCGCGGCAGTCAAGCGCGAGGCCGTCGAGTCCGCGACCGAGGCCGCGACGATGATCGTCCGCATCGACGACGTCATCGCTGCGGAATAA
- a CDS encoding class I SAM-dependent methyltransferase: MKGQEWYQADDIAQEYDDKRFSKGGRLIDQREKRAVLDAVGPVEDRDVLEIACGTGRFTTMLAERGADVVGLDISGPMLQQGRERARDAGVADHLEFMRGDAGRLPFPDDSFDTIVAMRFFHLADQPASFLSEMRRVSREQVFFDTFNRYTTRSLYTWALPMGSRLYSKAEVNRLLDSADLELAGAEHDFALPYGLYRQTPNRLASLIRDLDTAVVRSPLGKYLASVSYWNTQVP, from the coding sequence GTGAAGGGACAGGAGTGGTATCAGGCGGACGACATCGCACAAGAGTACGACGACAAGCGGTTCTCGAAGGGGGGCCGCCTCATCGACCAGCGCGAGAAGCGGGCCGTCCTCGACGCCGTCGGCCCCGTCGAAGACCGTGATGTCCTCGAAATCGCGTGCGGGACCGGACGGTTCACCACTATGCTCGCAGAGCGCGGTGCCGATGTCGTCGGCCTCGACATCTCCGGCCCGATGCTCCAGCAGGGCCGCGAGCGGGCGCGCGACGCTGGGGTAGCCGACCACTTGGAGTTCATGCGCGGCGACGCGGGTCGCCTGCCGTTCCCGGACGACAGTTTCGACACCATCGTGGCGATGCGCTTTTTCCACCTCGCGGACCAACCCGCGTCGTTCCTCAGCGAGATGCGCCGCGTGTCCCGTGAACAGGTCTTCTTCGACACGTTCAATCGGTACACCACGCGGTCGTTGTACACGTGGGCACTCCCGATGGGGTCGCGGCTCTACTCGAAGGCGGAGGTCAACCGCCTGCTCGACAGCGCCGACCTCGAACTCGCGGGTGCCGAACACGACTTCGCGCTCCCGTACGGCCTGTACCGACAGACGCCCAACCGCCTCGCCAGCCTGATTCGCGACCTCGACACGGCAGTGGTGCGTTCGCCCCTCGGGAAGTACCTCGCGTCCGTCTCCTACTGGAACACGCAGGTGCCCTGA
- a CDS encoding DUF5059 domain-containing protein, with product MEQTRRNWLRTASAAVAGVALSGCAALNGGENGGASTQVDASATDIGVVSEWNAIRTRLRDPVILGHAGEFAAGATVVGDIFERFETASGQHNAHEALEETSEESYEGFEDALGTLRTELEAENLDGAHDAMKTADGHLKEAQTAKTNEQTVKQLSMLVMGTHAEDAALLVALGVDDDAEHEMSKIGDKFEEKHYEMVAEVDEAAADQFVDAMDRAAENVGADSEASISAAHEAFGAATQGLHALAGDSVAGAGHMAALQARGWDGAALGRLGGPSQSYAHAAALNDYRATARDAQWLYEAGNEAAAGALVQRALGRFETASAHDPLEEANHDAYESFEGGLETLSGAIENGEDAGVTEAVGTVEDGVRSGITALASDDQSALLEAGYTKTRIEDAYERYQRGAPGRAAEIAQNVFADFEADASGFHETLEETDGELYETFEDEHLTALIEAFQNENDEAATTHVEGIRDTLLSFETALGSRPVVSGVESGYITARLRDAVVLDQLGATERAQTVATEAFGHFEAGAGGFHEAIEEADHETYEAFEGAVESLQNSLGTDGATDALETATARATDAGYAVVAAGSGGSGGTQFVQNVFAHFENAAVHDMLEAADTDAYESYEAALDSYVETLDSGGDVQTAAGQYADATLQAQFAVAGAPDEAPVEANAESGQGTTETELEGGPNVVEGVPDDADHVVDMTAVAFEPEEITISQGDTVAWKHVGGEAHNVVAYEDEIPADADYWASGGFGSEEAAREGWENGEGAVQSGEAYVKTFETTGTHGYFCTPHEAAGMVGTVVVE from the coding sequence ATGGAGCAGACGAGACGAAACTGGCTACGAACGGCATCGGCCGCAGTCGCGGGCGTCGCGCTCTCCGGCTGTGCAGCACTGAACGGCGGCGAAAATGGGGGAGCATCGACACAGGTGGACGCAAGCGCGACGGATATCGGTGTGGTCTCCGAGTGGAACGCCATTCGGACGCGACTGCGGGACCCGGTTATTTTGGGCCACGCCGGAGAGTTCGCCGCCGGAGCGACTGTCGTCGGCGATATTTTCGAGCGGTTCGAGACTGCCTCCGGGCAACACAACGCTCACGAGGCCCTCGAAGAGACCAGCGAGGAGAGCTACGAGGGGTTCGAGGACGCACTCGGAACCCTTCGGACAGAACTCGAAGCCGAGAACCTCGACGGTGCCCACGACGCGATGAAGACGGCCGACGGACACCTCAAGGAGGCACAGACTGCGAAGACGAACGAGCAGACGGTCAAGCAACTGTCGATGCTCGTCATGGGGACACACGCCGAGGACGCAGCACTGCTGGTCGCACTCGGGGTCGACGACGACGCCGAGCACGAAATGTCTAAAATTGGAGACAAGTTCGAGGAGAAACACTACGAGATGGTCGCCGAGGTAGACGAAGCGGCAGCGGACCAGTTCGTCGACGCGATGGACCGTGCCGCCGAGAACGTCGGAGCAGACTCCGAGGCGTCCATCAGCGCGGCACACGAGGCATTCGGTGCGGCAACGCAAGGATTGCACGCGCTCGCGGGCGATTCGGTCGCAGGTGCCGGACACATGGCCGCGCTGCAGGCCCGTGGCTGGGACGGTGCGGCACTCGGCCGCCTCGGCGGCCCCTCACAGTCTTACGCTCATGCGGCGGCACTGAACGACTACAGGGCGACCGCACGGGACGCACAGTGGCTCTACGAGGCTGGAAACGAGGCGGCTGCTGGGGCACTCGTCCAGCGGGCACTCGGACGGTTCGAGACAGCTAGTGCCCACGACCCGCTTGAAGAAGCCAACCACGATGCGTACGAATCATTCGAGGGCGGACTTGAAACGCTCAGTGGTGCCATCGAGAACGGCGAAGACGCCGGCGTGACCGAGGCCGTCGGGACAGTCGAAGACGGCGTCAGAAGCGGTATCACAGCTCTCGCGTCGGATGACCAGTCTGCCTTGCTCGAAGCAGGGTACACCAAGACGAGAATCGAAGATGCATACGAGCGGTATCAACGCGGCGCGCCCGGGCGGGCGGCGGAAATCGCTCAGAACGTGTTCGCGGACTTCGAGGCCGACGCCAGTGGCTTTCACGAGACACTCGAAGAGACCGACGGGGAACTTTACGAGACGTTCGAGGACGAACACCTGACGGCCCTCATCGAAGCCTTCCAGAACGAGAACGATGAGGCGGCCACGACTCACGTCGAAGGCATCCGCGACACACTCCTAAGCTTCGAGACGGCACTAGGGTCACGGCCGGTCGTCAGCGGCGTCGAGAGCGGGTACATCACTGCACGCCTTCGGGACGCCGTCGTGCTGGACCAACTCGGAGCGACGGAGCGTGCCCAGACGGTCGCGACGGAGGCATTCGGTCACTTCGAGGCCGGTGCGGGTGGCTTCCACGAGGCAATCGAGGAGGCAGACCACGAGACCTACGAAGCCTTCGAGGGGGCAGTAGAGAGCCTCCAGAACAGCCTCGGGACCGACGGCGCGACGGACGCACTGGAGACCGCTACTGCGCGTGCGACCGACGCCGGGTACGCCGTGGTCGCGGCGGGAAGCGGGGGGTCCGGCGGAACACAGTTCGTCCAGAACGTCTTCGCGCACTTCGAGAACGCGGCCGTCCACGACATGCTCGAAGCGGCTGATACCGACGCCTACGAGTCCTACGAGGCGGCACTTGACTCGTACGTCGAGACGCTTGACTCCGGCGGCGACGTACAGACGGCTGCTGGCCAGTACGCCGACGCGACCCTGCAAGCGCAGTTCGCCGTCGCCGGCGCGCCCGATGAGGCACCGGTCGAGGCGAACGCTGAAAGTGGCCAGGGTACGACCGAGACGGAGCTCGAAGGTGGGCCAAACGTCGTCGAGGGCGTTCCCGACGATGCCGACCACGTGGTCGACATGACCGCAGTAGCGTTCGAACCCGAGGAAATCACCATTTCGCAGGGAGATACTGTCGCGTGGAAACACGTCGGCGGCGAAGCGCACAATGTGGTGGCGTACGAAGACGAGATTCCTGCCGACGCCGACTACTGGGCCTCCGGCGGGTTCGGCTCAGAGGAAGCCGCCCGTGAGGGCTGGGAGAACGGCGAGGGTGCCGTTCAGTCCGGTGAGGCCTACGTGAAGACGTTCGAGACGACCGGTACGCACGGGTACTTCTGTACGCCACACGAGGCGGCCGGCATGGTCGGTACTGTCGTCGTCGAGTAA
- a CDS encoding MarR family transcriptional regulator gives MSTTPEERARQEEADDNPLADPEFRDRLRELPPSAKLVAKVLEGEAPLSQGQLAEESLLPDRTVRYALNRLEESDLVGSRYSFHDARKQVYYLSS, from the coding sequence ATGAGTACGACGCCCGAGGAGCGCGCGCGGCAGGAAGAGGCGGACGACAATCCACTCGCAGACCCGGAGTTCCGTGACCGTCTCCGGGAGTTGCCGCCGAGCGCGAAACTGGTCGCGAAGGTACTGGAGGGGGAGGCACCGCTGTCACAGGGACAACTGGCCGAGGAGTCGCTGCTGCCCGACCGGACGGTCCGGTACGCGTTGAACCGCCTCGAAGAGTCGGACCTCGTGGGGTCGCGGTACAGTTTCCACGACGCGCGCAAGCAGGTCTACTACCTCAGTAGCTGA